The Kocuria sp. TGY1127_2 genome includes a window with the following:
- a CDS encoding M24 family metallopeptidase: MSRQNIDGTREAPFSVQEFESRRQRVRDLAVEKGFDALLIADPANIYYLTGYDAWSFYTPQLLFFPVDGDLYFIAREMDANGAHRTISQVPRDRILGYPETYIHQAEIHPGDWIALSIRDLGYGRPLRVGYEGDAAFFTVRTYRALAAGLPEWDLQEDHNLVNWVRVTKSETEIDYMRKAGRICEISMNAAFDGLRLDRPQNQVAADVMAAQARGDGTVDGDYASIVPMFPTGAGADTPHLTWADTPTPAGVPISIELAGAHRRYHAPLARTAIIGDPEPELARLGDVTVEALQAALDVVREGTTSNDVAEAFTAVLRRNGYSKNSRLGYSIGVGYPPDWGERTVSIREGDSTVLHTNMTFHLIAGMWLTGMGYEVSESIRVTENGCETFSNIPRGLISLDSRRYL; the protein is encoded by the coding sequence TTGTCCCGGCAGAACATCGACGGCACCAGGGAAGCCCCGTTTTCCGTTCAAGAATTTGAATCCCGCCGTCAACGGGTCCGCGATCTGGCCGTCGAAAAGGGCTTCGATGCCCTTCTGATCGCCGATCCGGCCAATATCTACTATCTGACCGGGTACGACGCCTGGTCCTTCTACACGCCGCAGCTCCTGTTCTTTCCCGTCGATGGGGATCTCTATTTCATCGCCCGAGAAATGGATGCGAACGGGGCGCACCGAACGATCTCTCAAGTGCCTCGCGACCGGATTCTAGGTTACCCGGAAACGTATATCCATCAGGCAGAGATCCACCCCGGGGACTGGATTGCCCTATCTATCCGGGATCTGGGGTACGGGCGGCCGCTCCGCGTGGGATACGAGGGCGACGCCGCCTTCTTCACCGTTCGGACTTACCGCGCCTTGGCCGCAGGCCTGCCGGAATGGGATCTCCAGGAAGACCACAACCTTGTGAACTGGGTCCGCGTCACCAAGTCCGAAACCGAAATCGACTACATGCGCAAAGCGGGTCGGATCTGCGAGATCTCTATGAACGCGGCATTCGACGGGTTGAGACTCGACCGACCGCAGAACCAGGTGGCCGCGGACGTGATGGCGGCTCAGGCCCGGGGGGACGGAACCGTGGACGGCGACTACGCCTCGATCGTCCCGATGTTCCCTACCGGTGCGGGCGCGGATACACCGCACCTGACATGGGCCGATACACCCACCCCGGCGGGAGTGCCCATCTCGATCGAATTGGCCGGAGCCCACCGGCGATACCACGCACCCCTGGCGCGGACGGCGATCATCGGCGATCCCGAGCCTGAGCTCGCCCGCTTGGGCGACGTCACGGTCGAGGCTCTCCAGGCCGCGCTCGACGTCGTCCGCGAAGGCACCACCAGCAACGATGTGGCCGAAGCCTTTACCGCAGTCCTGCGGCGCAACGGCTACTCAAAGAATTCCCGATTGGGCTACTCGATAGGTGTCGGGTACCCGCCGGACTGGGGAGAGAGAACCGTCAGTATCCGAGAAGGAGACAGCACGGTTCTGCACACGAACATGACCTTTCACCTCATTGCCGGGATGTGGCTGACCGGCATGGGCTACGAAGTCTCCGAGTCCATCAGAGTCACGGAAAACGGTTGCGAGACCTTCAGCAACATACCGCGCGGTCTCATTTCTCTCGATTCACGGAGGTACTTATGA
- a CDS encoding PLP-dependent aminotransferase family protein, with protein sequence MTTPTIPTTRLAGRASQLKGSVIDASTALLASQTHDIVRFAMGAPNDELIPTEDFGRILGSEAEGRFGYGASEGEADLVDQIVRYQAEHGIETSPDRILVTTGGMQGLDIAFKMIVDPGDDVIVECPTYTNGIGTALSYQASIIEAPMDENGLVVEALPDLVEASGRRPKAIYTIPNFQNPSGTTMTRQRRELLLELAEEWDAYIVDDDPYGALRFEGEEVPGFLDLSPGNPRVIQVRTFSKILAPGLRVGWMDLDPSLRDIAVNAKPAMDTCTSVPMQKVVSDYLAEGKLDEHISWLRSVYRERKQAMTRALGDRFGDDIRSTDPDGGFFLWIDLQGKYSGIDTEELFPSALRHGVAYIPGPAFTDSGSQRHSLRLCFATSSPERIQEGVERLGAALDEFAAERRGTLS encoded by the coding sequence ATGACCACCCCAACAATCCCCACAACCCGCCTCGCCGGCAGAGCCAGCCAGTTGAAAGGCTCCGTGATCGACGCGTCAACGGCCTTGCTGGCGAGCCAGACCCACGACATCGTTCGCTTCGCGATGGGGGCTCCCAACGACGAACTGATCCCGACCGAGGACTTCGGACGGATTCTTGGTTCCGAGGCAGAAGGCCGATTCGGTTACGGCGCGAGCGAGGGCGAAGCCGATTTGGTCGATCAGATCGTTCGATACCAAGCCGAGCACGGCATCGAGACGAGCCCGGACCGGATTCTCGTGACCACGGGCGGAATGCAAGGGCTCGATATTGCATTCAAAATGATCGTGGACCCGGGCGACGACGTCATCGTCGAATGCCCCACGTACACCAATGGAATCGGAACTGCCCTGAGTTATCAGGCCTCTATCATCGAAGCCCCCATGGACGAGAACGGACTCGTGGTTGAGGCGTTGCCCGATCTGGTCGAAGCGTCAGGACGACGCCCCAAAGCCATCTACACGATCCCGAACTTCCAGAACCCCAGCGGGACCACGATGACCCGCCAGCGCCGAGAACTGCTCCTGGAACTGGCCGAAGAATGGGACGCATACATCGTCGACGACGATCCGTACGGTGCGCTCCGGTTCGAAGGCGAAGAAGTTCCGGGATTCCTCGACCTGAGTCCCGGCAACCCACGGGTCATCCAGGTCCGGACTTTTTCCAAGATCCTCGCGCCGGGGCTGCGTGTCGGGTGGATGGATCTGGACCCTTCACTGCGAGATATCGCCGTCAACGCGAAACCGGCCATGGATACGTGCACCAGCGTTCCGATGCAGAAAGTGGTCTCGGACTACCTGGCCGAAGGGAAGCTGGACGAGCACATCTCCTGGCTGCGATCCGTGTACCGGGAACGCAAACAGGCTATGACCCGGGCCCTGGGAGACAGATTCGGGGACGACATCCGATCCACGGATCCCGACGGCGGGTTCTTCTTGTGGATCGATCTGCAGGGAAAGTACTCCGGTATAGATACTGAGGAGCTGTTCCCCTCGGCCTTGCGCCACGGAGTCGCATACATACCGGGACCGGCATTCACGGACTCCGGCAGCCAACGCCACTCACTGCGCCTGTGCTTCGCGACCTCTTCTCCCGAAAGGATTCAGGAGGGCGTCGAACGGCTCGGGGCAGCCCTGGACGAATTCGCGGCGGAGCGGCGAGGAACGCTCTCATGA
- a CDS encoding M20 family metallopeptidase yields MIQTDVFTTAMQQFERVTGRIDEESIVALAEELIRAGGENPGGTEEATVVALSGALVAIGARIEVDEVAPGRSNLIARIGGDGTDAGGLLFLGHSDVVPAGSGWTGEPFEPRRWGGRLVGRGAADMKGGLAAVVVAMAAVHAEAPEIPMTLLVTVDEECDASGAQHYVATEPAGEYAGCVVAEPTGMHIITACRGATNLRLEITGASAHAGNPDDGASAILAAGDVIRTVEEDDAKLRAQPDPDLGRACWNIGAVRGGHGTSIVADHCELALDRRTLPGEEATRILSELLAGASRAIRSRNRAGTDRLSVTGSVEMIMPGFKTEPTDGFVTACQDAVQRAGGTGDTGVWTAACEGGFISQAHSVPTVVLGPGDVNCQAHQPDESVEISELLTASRTYALIALQHSNSTTP; encoded by the coding sequence ATGATTCAAACCGACGTCTTTACCACTGCCATGCAGCAGTTCGAGCGGGTGACCGGGAGGATCGATGAGGAGAGCATCGTTGCGCTCGCGGAAGAGCTGATCCGAGCCGGAGGCGAGAACCCTGGGGGAACGGAAGAGGCGACCGTCGTCGCTCTTTCCGGAGCCCTGGTGGCGATAGGCGCGAGGATCGAAGTCGACGAAGTCGCTCCTGGCCGTTCAAACCTCATCGCCCGAATCGGCGGAGACGGCACCGACGCGGGCGGGCTGCTCTTCCTCGGCCACAGCGATGTGGTCCCGGCCGGATCCGGCTGGACGGGGGAACCTTTCGAGCCGCGCCGCTGGGGCGGTCGCCTGGTGGGGCGGGGCGCCGCAGACATGAAAGGTGGCCTGGCCGCCGTGGTCGTGGCCATGGCCGCGGTTCACGCGGAAGCCCCTGAAATACCGATGACGCTGCTCGTGACCGTGGACGAAGAATGTGATGCCTCCGGAGCTCAGCACTATGTCGCGACGGAACCTGCCGGGGAGTATGCGGGGTGCGTCGTCGCCGAGCCGACCGGGATGCACATCATCACGGCCTGCCGTGGGGCGACCAACTTGCGCCTCGAAATCACCGGGGCCAGTGCCCACGCAGGAAATCCCGATGACGGCGCCAGTGCAATTCTTGCGGCGGGTGACGTGATTCGGACCGTCGAGGAAGATGATGCGAAGCTTCGTGCGCAACCGGATCCTGATCTGGGCCGGGCCTGCTGGAACATCGGAGCTGTTCGCGGCGGACACGGAACCTCGATCGTCGCTGACCACTGCGAGCTTGCCCTGGATCGCCGAACTCTGCCAGGAGAAGAAGCCACGAGGATTCTCTCCGAATTGCTGGCCGGGGCGAGCAGAGCGATTCGCAGCCGGAACCGCGCCGGGACGGACAGACTTTCGGTGACCGGATCCGTGGAGATGATCATGCCCGGATTCAAGACTGAGCCCACCGACGGCTTCGTTACCGCGTGCCAGGACGCGGTCCAACGGGCTGGGGGGACCGGTGACACCGGCGTCTGGACCGCCGCTTGCGAAGGGGGATTCATCTCTCAGGCCCATAGCGTGCCTACGGTTGTTCTGGGCCCGGGCGACGTCAACTGCCAGGCCCATCAACCCGACGAAAGCGTCGAGATCTCTGAACTTTTGACCGCTTCGAGAACCTATGCGTTGATCGCTCTTCAGCACTCGAATTCCACGACCCCTTGA
- a CDS encoding MFS transporter has protein sequence MSQTPVYEPPPITSEIDMTVDEKKTARKSVAGSAIGNAIEWFDYGIYGYLLVYISELFFTFDEDGSALARVMALGTFAVSFLVRPLGGFIFGPLGDRFGRQKVLVLTIALISTSTACIGLLPTYDHIGFLAPVLLILLRAIQGFSAGGEYAGAAVFMAEHAPDNRRGIYGCFLEFGTLVGYSGAAILCTVLTLIVGEDGMLAGWWRLPFVLTILMGILALWMRRHLHDPETFTEDVEEEIDHPSAIKALGNLLKTYPLQVLKLIGFVTLLNVAFYLVLTYMPSYLSATLGHGTAEANFSLVIIQLVMIAVIVPFGALSDKIGRRPILITASLGFVLFSVPAVMLIQVDSFFTQLLGIGILGLFLVMLISTISATLPALFPTKVRYSGFAVGYNISTAIFGGTAGMFNELLINKTGNALIPGWYLAIAGVIGFISVLTFRETAGRSLRGNVVPGTDDELRVARGEELIGAKTGSIPAVGESATSNSDSKEGKR, from the coding sequence ATGTCCCAGACACCCGTCTACGAACCACCACCGATCACCTCCGAGATAGATATGACGGTCGACGAGAAGAAGACCGCTCGCAAGTCCGTCGCAGGATCGGCCATCGGTAACGCCATCGAGTGGTTCGACTACGGCATCTACGGCTACCTTCTCGTCTACATTTCGGAGCTATTCTTCACCTTCGACGAGGACGGAAGCGCCCTGGCCCGTGTCATGGCCTTGGGCACATTCGCCGTGTCGTTCCTCGTTAGACCATTGGGCGGTTTCATCTTCGGGCCCTTGGGGGACCGGTTCGGGCGCCAGAAGGTTTTGGTTCTGACGATCGCGTTGATCAGCACTTCGACGGCGTGCATCGGTTTGTTGCCGACCTATGACCACATCGGTTTCCTGGCCCCCGTGCTACTGATCCTTCTCCGCGCGATCCAAGGCTTTTCCGCTGGCGGAGAGTACGCGGGTGCCGCGGTCTTCATGGCCGAACACGCGCCGGACAATCGCCGCGGCATTTACGGGTGCTTTCTCGAATTCGGGACACTCGTCGGCTACAGCGGCGCGGCGATTCTGTGTACGGTCCTCACCCTCATTGTCGGTGAAGACGGAATGCTGGCAGGCTGGTGGAGACTTCCCTTCGTTCTGACCATCCTGATGGGCATACTCGCCCTCTGGATGCGGCGTCACTTGCATGACCCTGAAACATTCACCGAGGACGTCGAGGAAGAAATTGACCACCCCTCGGCCATCAAGGCCTTGGGCAATCTGCTGAAGACCTATCCGCTTCAGGTGCTCAAGCTCATCGGTTTCGTCACGCTGCTGAACGTCGCGTTCTATCTGGTGCTGACCTACATGCCCAGTTACCTGTCGGCGACGCTCGGTCACGGAACCGCCGAAGCCAACTTCTCCTTGGTCATCATCCAGTTGGTCATGATCGCGGTGATCGTCCCGTTCGGTGCGTTGAGCGACAAGATCGGGCGGAGACCTATCCTGATCACAGCATCCCTCGGATTCGTCCTCTTCTCCGTTCCCGCCGTGATGCTGATCCAGGTGGATTCGTTCTTCACTCAACTCCTCGGAATCGGGATCCTGGGCCTGTTCCTGGTCATGCTGATCTCCACGATTTCCGCGACTCTCCCGGCGCTGTTCCCAACCAAGGTCCGCTATTCCGGATTCGCAGTCGGATACAACATCTCGACCGCGATCTTCGGGGGCACAGCGGGCATGTTCAACGAATTGCTCATCAACAAAACGGGAAACGCGCTGATCCCCGGCTGGTATCTGGCGATAGCGGGCGTCATCGGTTTCATCTCAGTGCTCACCTTCAGGGAAACCGCAGGACGTTCACTGCGTGGAAACGTTGTTCCAGGCACCGACGACGAATTGCGCGTCGCCCGCGGCGAGGAACTGATCGGCGCCAAGACGGGGTCGATCCCGGCAGTCGGGGAATCCGCTACATCAAACTCTGATTCGAAAGAAGGTAAACGTTGA
- a CDS encoding SDR family NAD(P)-dependent oxidoreductase — translation MTSQQPVALVTGANSGIGVEIARRLVGDGFRVILSGRNEERGQAVASELGPEAHWIRADLTDSADIQRLVTETVDSGGRLDVLVNNAGLDLVGPILDVPEEEFRANFETNVFGTIAALQAAGRVMRDQGEGGAIINITSRLALIGVPTMSLYGAGKGAIQSLTTAAAVELAPLNIRVNAVAPGMAKTPLYETWLSNQEDPEATERDVAGKIPLGRIADPSDVAAAVSYLASPGAAYITGTTIPVEGGYISQ, via the coding sequence TTGACTTCACAGCAACCAGTGGCTCTGGTCACCGGCGCCAATTCGGGGATCGGCGTGGAGATCGCTCGCCGGCTCGTCGGGGACGGTTTCCGTGTGATTCTCTCCGGCCGCAACGAGGAACGCGGCCAGGCGGTGGCATCTGAATTGGGACCCGAGGCGCATTGGATTCGTGCGGATCTTACCGATTCTGCGGATATTCAACGTCTGGTTACTGAGACCGTGGACAGTGGCGGCCGTCTGGACGTCCTAGTCAACAATGCGGGGCTGGACCTGGTCGGTCCGATCCTGGACGTTCCTGAGGAAGAGTTTCGGGCAAATTTCGAGACCAACGTCTTCGGAACCATCGCAGCGCTTCAGGCCGCCGGACGCGTCATGCGGGACCAGGGGGAGGGAGGTGCGATCATCAACATCACTTCGCGTCTTGCCCTGATCGGTGTGCCGACGATGAGCCTCTACGGAGCCGGGAAAGGCGCGATTCAGTCTTTGACGACGGCAGCGGCCGTCGAACTCGCCCCATTGAATATTCGGGTCAATGCCGTTGCGCCTGGAATGGCCAAAACGCCTTTGTACGAGACGTGGCTGTCGAACCAGGAAGATCCGGAAGCTACCGAGCGGGACGTCGCAGGAAAAATCCCGCTCGGAAGGATCGCCGATCCGTCGGACGTCGCAGCCGCGGTCTCCTACCTGGCGAGTCCGGGCGCCGCATACATCACCGGGACCACGATCCCGGTCGAGGGCGGTTACATCTCGCAATAA
- a CDS encoding aspartate aminotransferase family protein — protein MTTTVENNASANSGRTPVDGPALWPAQAQAPQVVGRQLVIERGEGSYVVTRDGQRLFDGTAGLWHANIGHSRPELAQAAYDQMMQLETYHTFARFTNDKAEALSEKLAEVSPILDPKIILNSGGSDAIDVACKLARRHWQREGRPTKQVILSREFAYHGLHAYGTSIAGLEFNREGYGTESLVPETARISFNDPEQVRRTVEEIGPENIAAIVTEPVQGTGGVNPPTEGYLETIQELCRDNDILLILDEVITGFGRVGTMFASERYGLQPDLVTFAKGVTSGYAPLGGIFVSPRIWEPFYEDSPDTPIFRHGSTYAGHATAAAVAIKHLEILQDENLVERVREFEPAFDAALEDLAARNDDVVEVRYAGLLGGVTLRESVAVDKVCDRMIDKGFISRPLRGNTLQVSPPFIVTEQELNAFLAAMDEAIGEEAAS, from the coding sequence ATGACTACCACTGTTGAAAACAACGCATCCGCCAACTCGGGCAGGACTCCCGTCGATGGGCCCGCCCTCTGGCCGGCTCAGGCACAGGCCCCGCAGGTCGTGGGACGCCAACTCGTGATCGAGCGCGGCGAAGGCTCCTATGTTGTCACCCGAGACGGTCAGCGGCTCTTCGACGGGACGGCGGGCCTGTGGCACGCCAACATCGGCCATTCACGGCCCGAGCTCGCCCAAGCCGCGTACGACCAGATGATGCAGTTGGAGACCTACCACACGTTTGCCCGCTTCACGAATGACAAGGCCGAGGCCCTGTCCGAGAAGCTCGCGGAAGTCTCGCCCATTCTCGATCCGAAGATCATTTTGAACAGCGGCGGTTCGGACGCGATCGACGTTGCCTGCAAACTGGCCCGTAGGCATTGGCAGCGCGAGGGTCGGCCGACGAAGCAGGTCATCCTCAGTCGCGAGTTCGCCTATCACGGCCTCCACGCCTACGGCACCAGTATCGCCGGGCTCGAATTCAACCGTGAGGGTTACGGTACCGAGTCCTTGGTACCGGAAACGGCACGCATCTCGTTCAACGACCCTGAGCAGGTCCGCCGGACGGTCGAGGAGATCGGGCCGGAGAACATCGCGGCCATCGTGACCGAGCCCGTCCAGGGCACGGGCGGCGTCAACCCTCCCACGGAAGGCTACCTGGAGACCATCCAGGAGCTGTGCCGGGACAATGACATTCTTCTGATTCTGGACGAGGTCATCACCGGTTTCGGCCGAGTCGGCACGATGTTCGCTTCTGAGCGATACGGGCTGCAACCGGACTTGGTGACCTTTGCCAAAGGCGTCACCTCGGGATACGCCCCGCTCGGTGGGATCTTCGTGAGCCCCCGTATTTGGGAGCCGTTCTACGAGGACTCGCCTGACACTCCAATCTTCCGCCACGGTTCCACGTACGCGGGTCACGCGACCGCCGCGGCCGTTGCGATCAAACACCTCGAGATCCTTCAAGACGAGAACCTGGTTGAGCGGGTCAGGGAATTTGAGCCCGCGTTCGATGCCGCCCTGGAAGATCTTGCGGCGCGCAACGATGACGTCGTGGAGGTTCGCTATGCGGGTTTGCTCGGCGGCGTCACTCTGCGGGAGTCGGTCGCCGTGGACAAGGTCTGCGATCGAATGATCGACAAGGGCTTCATCTCCCGGCCGCTTCGAGGCAATACTCTCCAGGTCAGCCCGCCGTTCATCGTGACCGAACAGGAACTGAACGCCTTCCTCGCCGCAATGGATGAGGCTATCGGAGAAGAGGCAGCATCGTGA
- a CDS encoding NAD-dependent succinate-semialdehyde dehydrogenase: protein MNTSTTTGTATIASPCQGGLQRADDVVRGLGLPETGIEVKDPGTEKTIAHVPDADQSRITETLRSAHRAGLDWAQTTPRERSNILHRWWELLTDNAEQLALLITREMGKTLPEARGEVKYGNDFVRWYAEQAVRSGGNYQDAPDGGSRIITRRSPVGLAVLITPWNFPLAMATRKIAPALAAGCPAVIKPATATPLTAYFAVQLAREAGVPEDLVQVVTTSSSRTFSETSLRDQHTRKVSFTGSTEVGRTLLGLASERVLRTSMELGGNAPLIVFDDADVERAAEGAAAAKLRNGGQSCIAANRFYVQNGIAEEFVAAFREKMEAVSMGHGLADGVGLGPLINGDAVTEMRRLVDGAVEKGADLLCGGKAPEGPGHYFEPTVLDRVPPTAEVATTEIFGPIAAIQRFDTEDDAIERANDTEFGLSGYVFTENLDRAFRVSDRLETGLVGINQGVPSNAAAPFGGVKQSGLGREGGAAGLEEYQNIRFYNIASR, encoded by the coding sequence GTGAACACATCAACCACAACGGGTACGGCGACCATCGCTTCCCCCTGCCAGGGCGGCCTCCAGCGTGCGGACGACGTCGTCCGCGGGCTCGGTCTGCCCGAGACCGGAATAGAGGTGAAGGACCCGGGGACCGAAAAGACGATTGCCCATGTCCCGGATGCAGACCAGTCCCGTATTACGGAGACCCTGCGCAGTGCCCACCGAGCCGGCTTGGACTGGGCGCAGACCACACCGCGTGAGCGGTCGAATATTCTGCACCGTTGGTGGGAGCTGTTGACCGATAATGCGGAACAGCTAGCTTTGCTGATCACCAGAGAGATGGGGAAGACTCTCCCTGAGGCCAGGGGCGAGGTGAAGTACGGCAACGACTTCGTCCGGTGGTATGCGGAGCAAGCGGTGCGTTCGGGAGGGAACTACCAGGACGCGCCGGATGGGGGATCCCGTATTATCACGCGTCGGAGCCCGGTCGGACTTGCCGTTCTGATCACACCGTGGAACTTCCCGCTCGCGATGGCGACCCGGAAGATCGCACCGGCCCTGGCCGCCGGGTGCCCTGCAGTCATCAAACCGGCCACAGCGACGCCATTGACGGCATATTTCGCGGTTCAGCTGGCGCGTGAAGCAGGTGTCCCGGAAGACCTCGTCCAGGTTGTGACGACATCCAGTTCGCGAACTTTCAGCGAAACATCACTTCGAGACCAGCACACCCGAAAGGTGTCTTTCACCGGGTCCACTGAGGTCGGCCGGACCCTCTTGGGCCTGGCTTCGGAACGGGTCCTGCGCACGTCCATGGAGCTCGGAGGGAACGCTCCGTTGATCGTTTTCGACGACGCCGACGTCGAACGTGCCGCCGAGGGAGCCGCGGCGGCCAAACTGCGCAACGGCGGTCAGTCGTGCATCGCGGCGAACCGGTTCTACGTCCAGAACGGTATTGCCGAGGAATTCGTGGCGGCTTTCCGGGAAAAGATGGAGGCCGTCTCGATGGGTCATGGGCTGGCCGACGGCGTCGGCCTCGGTCCCCTTATCAATGGCGATGCGGTGACCGAGATGAGGCGACTGGTCGATGGCGCAGTCGAAAAGGGAGCCGACCTGCTGTGCGGGGGCAAAGCCCCGGAAGGACCTGGGCACTACTTCGAGCCCACGGTCCTGGACCGGGTCCCGCCGACAGCTGAGGTCGCCACCACGGAAATCTTCGGACCCATCGCGGCAATCCAGCGTTTTGACACCGAGGACGACGCAATCGAGAGGGCCAACGACACCGAATTCGGGCTGTCCGGGTACGTCTTCACGGAGAACCTCGACCGAGCGTTCAGGGTCTCGGACCGTCTGGAAACCGGTTTGGTCGGCATCAACCAGGGGGTCCCTTCCAATGCGGCCGCGCCATTCGGCGGTGTCAAGCAATCCGGTCTCGGCCGTGAGGGCGGGGCCGCGGGACTCGAGGAATACCAAAACATTCGTTTCTACAACATCGCGTCCCGCTAG
- the ald gene encoding alanine dehydrogenase has protein sequence MRISVVKEIKPQEERVGLTPANVAELVRNGHTVYVESNAGVSAGFQDTAYDEAGAQLVDQEEAWAQAELLIKVKEPIESEYRFLRADLTLFTYLHLAADRALTEALLDAGTLAIAYETVQDETGLPLLTPMSEIAGRLAVHAAAKHLTRDGNGPGKLLGGAPGVAPGRVVIIGGGAVGANAALLALGMQAEVTVLDMSPQRIRELENILDRRARVLMSNPVTVEEELAHADVVIGAVLVPGRAAPKVVRRNDLKLLKEDALLIDVAIDQGGAFETSHPTTYQDPIFEVDGIRHYCVANMPGTVPETATKALTNATMPFIKKIASNGAEYAIVSDAAIAKGVNTASGRLVQPGVMAAFPDLATDNADDSSLAQPTA, from the coding sequence ATGCGCATTTCGGTCGTCAAGGAGATCAAGCCACAGGAAGAACGGGTCGGCCTGACCCCGGCCAACGTTGCCGAACTGGTCCGGAACGGCCATACGGTCTACGTGGAGTCCAACGCTGGGGTCTCCGCAGGATTCCAGGACACGGCCTATGACGAGGCCGGTGCCCAGCTGGTGGATCAGGAGGAGGCCTGGGCGCAGGCGGAACTGCTGATCAAGGTTAAAGAGCCCATCGAGTCCGAGTACCGCTTCCTGCGTGCGGACCTTACCCTCTTCACCTATCTGCACTTGGCCGCGGACCGCGCCTTGACCGAGGCTCTTCTCGACGCCGGTACCCTCGCTATCGCGTACGAGACGGTCCAGGACGAGACGGGGCTGCCTCTGCTGACTCCCATGAGCGAGATCGCCGGACGCCTGGCTGTCCATGCCGCGGCCAAACACCTCACCCGTGACGGCAACGGCCCCGGGAAGCTGCTCGGCGGCGCCCCAGGCGTGGCCCCGGGCAGGGTCGTCATTATTGGTGGAGGTGCGGTCGGCGCCAACGCGGCACTGCTCGCACTCGGCATGCAGGCGGAAGTCACGGTGCTCGATATGTCTCCCCAACGAATTCGGGAATTGGAGAACATCCTGGACAGGCGGGCTCGCGTGCTGATGTCGAATCCGGTGACCGTTGAGGAGGAATTGGCCCATGCCGACGTCGTGATTGGGGCCGTGCTGGTTCCCGGTCGCGCCGCACCCAAGGTCGTCAGGAGAAACGATTTGAAACTTCTCAAGGAAGATGCGCTCCTCATTGACGTCGCCATCGACCAGGGCGGCGCATTCGAGACTTCGCACCCGACGACGTACCAGGACCCGATCTTCGAAGTGGACGGGATCCGGCATTACTGCGTCGCGAATATGCCGGGAACGGTCCCCGAGACCGCGACCAAGGCGTTGACCAACGCGACGATGCCATTCATCAAAAAGATCGCCAGTAACGGCGCTGAGTACGCGATCGTTTCCGATGCGGCGATCGCCAAGGGGGTCAATACCGCGAGCGGACGGCTGGTCCAGCCTGGCGTCATGGCCGCATTCCCCGACCTGGCAACGGACAATGCGGACGATTCGAGTCTCGCCCAACCCACCGCTTAG